The window TCCAATTAAGTAATTACTAATTCTGACTATATCAACTTCCGTTTTGAGTTTCTGCACACTAAGATTCCCTATAAGAATCGTACTAAACAAAATGTAACAATTAAATTACGGCAATTATAGTTTAAGCTTTGAAATTCCCCAATATCCACAATTCAACAATTTCCTAAAATATCACTTAAACAGTGTACTTAACTAAGTAATCACAACAATATTTTCCAATTCACACATTCCTAATTCGAAAAACTAACAGCAAAACATCCGGAAAACTATTAAACCGAAAGCCGAGTTGAAATTAAAGTACCTGAGCGGCCTTATAAGCAATCATCGTCTCCTCAGCCGCCTGTTTCCTCTCATCGCCGACTTTGAACTCCGCAAGATACCTATAATAATCCCCCTTCATCTTCAAATAAAACACCTTGGACTCACTCTCCTTGGCCGAGGGGATCAAATGCGAGTCCATGAGCTTCAACACACCCGCGCAAACAGCCGTGAGCTCAGTCTCAACCTGATCTCTATAAGTCTTAACCAACTCAACATGCTCATCGTTCTTGCGCCCTTCTTCTTTCTGCTCGATCGACGATACGATTCGCCAGGCGGCGCGGAGGGAGCCGATGACGTTCTTGTAGGCGACGGAGAGGAGGTTTCGTTCTTCGATGGTGAGCTCGGCGGTGGCGGTGGAGGTCAGGACCAGGTGTTCCATGAaggacaccatttcttcgtaGCGCTCGGATTGTTCGGCGAGTTTCGCGAGGTAGAGATACTGGTCGCGGTTCAGGTTTTCCGGTATCGGCATGCTGTCGCCGGAGATTTAGAGAGAAaaagcgagagagagagagagagataagaTGTGAAAAGGTGTGGAAGCAGAAAAAGAGGGATAGAATATTtaaaagttttttatttttttcttagttATTGGAgagagtttttaatttttaaatttgagtCAACTTGTTGATGTTCCTGGCTGCGATGGAGAGAGCCTGTTGacgttaatttaataaattataaatttgacctaaaatataagtaaaatcaAGTTATCATTTTACGTTATTTCTTGGCGTATTTTGAGagttcaataaaatataattttataatattttttaaaattctttttttatgaaaattatatttatattaaaaaatattatagaagaatactttatatttttatacgaaTCTAAATAATGTACGTATAGAAAAGGAGAGAAAAAGTAAAGGATTCGAAAAGATTTTATGCAGATTTGTAAATTTGGAGTTGACATGACGAAAGATGGATCCGTCATTATCTGTAGATTAACTTGTCGGAGTTGGATGACGAGGCGTATTTTGATGTGAAATTCAGGCCTCAGGGACTATGTTTAGATTGTGTTTATACTAATGGgattaagaaaaattatttaattttgtagtGATTgaaaattatgttaaaaatttGTATTCATTCCGGTGTTATT of the Daucus carota subsp. sativus chromosome 4, DH1 v3.0, whole genome shotgun sequence genome contains:
- the LOC108217628 gene encoding 14-3-3-like protein G-BOX factor 14 kappa, with product MPIPENLNRDQYLYLAKLAEQSERYEEMVSFMEHLVLTSTATAELTIEERNLLSVAYKNVIGSLRAAWRIVSSIEQKEEGRKNDEHVELVKTYRDQVETELTAVCAGVLKLMDSHLIPSAKESESKVFYLKMKGDYYRYLAEFKVGDERKQAAEETMIAYKAAQDIAAAGLPSTHPIRLGLALNFSVFYYEILNASEKACSMAKQAFEEAIAELDTLGEESYKDSTLIMQLLRDNLTLWTSDMQEDTDEV